The following proteins are encoded in a genomic region of Ignavibacteria bacterium:
- a CDS encoding helix-turn-helix transcriptional regulator: protein KETKSFIEKITELEALYGQKETAKKLGVSPSTLRNYKTGKTAPKKDKAQKVNRVYGQNKKKITPEKVERYKKNTETKKENRRKQIRNNPRLQSVQSWVNKEFTEDYIKRNILAEAPPFIAPIDGRGQFTDGASPLGIPKGTKFVILYGLYTSDYNQGEGEGKQDYLSSRFPITLRKQMNVGEALDYLEGKFFQTSQQSGKRRLNPTRFIGYELA from the coding sequence AAAGAGACTAAGAGTTTTATAGAAAAGATTACCGAGCTTGAGGCCCTCTATGGACAGAAGGAAACGGCGAAAAAGCTCGGCGTCTCTCCATCCACTCTAAGGAATTACAAGACCGGAAAAACAGCCCCGAAAAAAGACAAGGCTCAAAAAGTCAACCGCGTCTATGGACAGAACAAAAAGAAGATCACGCCCGAGAAAGTAGAACGATATAAAAAGAATACCGAGACCAAGAAAGAAAATCGAAGAAAGCAAATCCGAAACAATCCGAGACTCCAAAGTGTTCAGAGTTGGGTAAACAAAGAATTTACCGAGGATTACATCAAGCGGAATATTCTCGCCGAGGCTCCTCCCTTTATTGCTCCCATAGACGGGCGAGGACAATTCACCGACGGCGCGAGCCCGCTCGGGATTCCGAAGGGAACCAAGTTTGTTATTTTATACGGACTGTATACCTCGGACTATAACCAAGGAGAGGGAGAAGGAAAGCAGGACTATTTATCAAGTCGGTTCCCGATCACGCTCCGGAAACAAATGAATGTCGGGGAGGCTCTCGACTATTTAGAGGGAAAATTTTTTCAGACGAGCCAGCAATCGGGAAAGCGGCGTCTCAACCCTACCCGGTTTATCGGCTATGAATTAGCATAG